Proteins co-encoded in one Sander vitreus isolate 19-12246 chromosome 9, sanVit1, whole genome shotgun sequence genomic window:
- the atf6 gene encoding cyclic AMP-dependent transcription factor ATF-6 alpha, with product MSSNSTLHFGNHQQYPVMDSETGVMSIDHGGEWDISLFDELDNLGDADELLQALEHAGYASELDFDIDIPLWNEVDTSSTCTDGEVSLDSLSPAHTLSSVPSPTSVEAMSPYFLQDEALSPQSQSSSVSVCSESSGFSVISPPAKKAPKRTSQTARARQAQPIKRPIQIGPRVSIQPKPLITAVPLAHAAAPLQAKTIIIQPLQTTLLPVVKQAPINIQPAPPPGRTIVLSQPSQVLQIQTTRAVTANVVTMPTLSQNRHVPVAAPVTLPTPSSDDESKFGQRQQRMIKNRESASLSRKKKKDYLLSLEARLKVALSENEELKSENGTLKKQLEGLLSENTVLKVTAPKRRAVCLMVVLVFVMLNVGPMSLFQGGPGSKLSMQHGGRHLLGFSSEAETEVVMGPDPLGSGPSEMADSSEDKALMVVKDPIFLRPPPPCQPPVNRTKCIQLAHELRGWVHRHEVQQTKSRRMSNSSHKPTRTILKTENKEADSAQIVTVQYTETTEEKNPGSELQVYYAPHHTYSDFFDEINRRGDTFYVVSFRRDHLLLPATNHNKGSRPKMSLVLPAMNVNDSIIRDKDYEVMMQIDCEVTDTRILHIRSSTIPPLLRVNRTGTFYQHSSTDSQAAPPVGVLMGSA from the exons ATGTCATCCAACTCAACGTTACACTTTGGAAATCATCAACAATATCCGGTGATGGATAGTGAGACAGGCGTCATGTCGATCGACCATGGAGGAGAGTGGG ACATCAGCCTGTTTGATGAGCTGGACAACCTGGGAGATGCAGATGAGCTGCTTCAGGCCCTGGAGCATGCCGGCTAT GCCAGTGAGCTGGACTTTGATATCGACATACCGCTGTGGAATGAAGTGGACACAAGCAGCACCTGCACAG ATGGTGAGGTGAGCCTGGACTCTCTGTCACCTGCCCACACTCTGAGCTCTGTCCCTTCTCCTACTTCTGTGGAAGCCATGTCCCCATACTTCTTACAA GATGAGGCCCTGTCTCCACAATCACAGTCCTCTTCTGTTTCAGTCTGCTCAGAGTCCAGTGGCTTTTCTGTAATCTCTCCCCCAGCTAAGAAAGCTCCAAAGAGGACCAGCCAGACCGCCCGGG CCAGACAAGCTCAGCCAATCAAAAGGCCGATTCAGATTGGCCCGAGGGTTTCCATCCAACCGAAACCACTGATTACTGCTGTGCCCCTGGCTCATGCAGCAGCTCCCCTGCAGGCCAAGACAATCATCATCCAGCCCCTGCAGACCACTCTCCTGCCTGTGGTCAAACAAGCACCAATCAACATCCAACCAGCACCCCCTCCAG GACGTACCATAGTGCTGTCGCAGCCAAGCCAGGTGCTACAGATCCAGACAACAAGGGCTGTCACTGCCAATGTGGTCACCATGCCAACGCTCAGCCAGAACAGGCACGTTCCTGTCGCTGCTCCTGTCACGCTTCCAACCCCTTCCTCAGATGATGAA TCCAAGTTTGGACAGAGGCAGCAGCGCATGATAAAGAACCGCGAGTCGGCGTCCCTGTCtcggaaaaagaagaaagattaTCTGCTCTCGCTGGAAGCTCGCCTGAAAGTGGCATTGTCTGAGAATGAGGAGCTCAAGAGTGAGAATGGCACACTCAAGAAACAGCTGGAGGGCCTGCTGAGTGAG AACACAGTACTAAAGGTAACGGCCCCCAAGAGGAGAGCTGTGTGCCTCATGGTGGTGTTGGTGTTCGTCATGCTTAACGTTGGACCAATGAG TCTGTTTCAGGGTGGCCCAGGCTCCAAGCTCTCCATGCAGCATGGCGGCAGACACCTGTTGGGTTTCTCCTCAGAGGCAGAAACTGAGGTTGTGATGGGCCCTGATCCCCTTGGCAGTGGCCCCTCTGAGATGGCTGACAG CTCTGAGGATAAGGCCCTGATGGTGGTGAAAGATCCTATCTTCCTCCGACCACCTCCCCCCTGCCAGCCTCCTGTTAACAGGACTAAGTGCATACA GTTGGCCCATGAGTTGAGGGGCTGGGTCCACCGTCATGAAGTGCAGCAGACCAAATCCAGGCGCATGAGTAACAGCAGTCACAAACCCACCAGGACCATTCTG aAAACCGAGAATAAGGAGGCTGACAGTGCCCAGATTGTGACGGTCCAATACACAGAAACTACTGAGGAAAA GAATCCTGGCAGTGAGCTGCAGGTATACTACGCACCTCATCACACCTACAGTGACTTCTTTGATGAGATCAATCGTCGTGGTGACACTTTCTACGTAGTGTCTTTCCGCAGG GATCATCTTCTACTTCCTGCCACCAACCACAACAAAGGAAGTCGACCCAAGATGTCTCTGGTGTTGCCAGCCATGAACGTAAACG ACAGCATCATAAGGGACAAAGACTACGAGGTAATGATGCAGATTGACTGTGAAGTAACGGACACAAGGATCCTCCACATCAGGTCTTCCACCATCCCACCTTTGCTCCGGGTCAACCGCACAGGCACGTTTTACCAGCACTCATCAACAGACAGCCAGGCTGCGCCTCCTGTCGGTGTGCTAATGGGCTCTGCTTAA